The following are encoded in a window of Nilaparvata lugens isolate BPH chromosome 13, ASM1435652v1, whole genome shotgun sequence genomic DNA:
- the LOC111059508 gene encoding glycerophosphodiester phosphodiesterase 1: MKLSICLTVYGAFLLLYSIIIVAIEATSFYVGLIFAILPFLCFIILNWFAIPQPSEAVIREILGENLWIIERDRHPLSGENESAEEDTFAIKTVAHRACGLDAPENSMAAIKSCKNKGSKCIEIDLWLTADNIAVVFHDDTLERMTNGFGPIKIKTFQALQELKLAFQPEPHIKQTFVEAKIPTLDECIKFCLESDIKLILDVKDTSDEMVHTLLAMYKRNPVLYRRVIVSGFDPLFIYKIRSADPQIACSMAWRPEYFTSVSFDAVHGSKRCSQLLHRHYFSLVMDYISAWLFNHILFYLLGLSVVLLHKDVLSARTVARWQNRGIRVMAWTVNNKTEKDYFVNVLHIPYLTDTLSYTH; the protein is encoded by the exons ATGAAGTTGTCAATCTGTCTAACTGTTTACGGTGCATTTTTGCTTTTGTATAGTATCATAATAGTTGCAATTGAAGCTACAAGTTTCTATGTTGGATTGATATTTGCAATATTGCCATTTTtgtgttttatcattttgaacTGGTTTGCTATTCCTCAACCAAGCGAGGCTGTGATTAGAGAAATTTTGGGGGAGAATCTATGGATAATTGAGAGGGACAGACATCCCCTTTCCGGTGAAAATGAATCTGCAGAAGAAGATACATTTGCAATCAAGACAGTAGCTCACAGGGCATGTGGATTAGATGCTCCAGAGAATAGTATGGCAGCTATCAAATCG TGCAAAAATAAAGGGAGCAAATGCATTGAAATTGATCTATGGCTGACGGCAGACAATATTGCAGTGGTTTTCCACGATGACACCCTGGAACGTATGACTAACGGATTTGGACCAATCAAAATCAAAACCTTTCAAGCACTTCAAGAGTTGAAACTTGCATTTCAACCGGAACCACATATCAA acAAACTTTTGTTGAAGCGAAAATTCCAACTTTGGATGAATGCATAAAATTTTGTTTGGAATCAGACATAAAACTCATCCTTGACGTGAAGGACACTAGTGATGAG ATGGTGCATACTCTGCTTGCAATGTATAAGAGAAATCCTGTACTATATAGAAGGGTGATAGTGTCTGGGTTTGATCCATTATTCATATATAAA ATTCGATCAGCTGATCCGCAAATAGCGTGTTCAATGGCGTGGCGACCCGAGTATTTCACATCTGTGAGCTTCGACGCAGTGCATGGCAGCAAAAGATGTTCGCAGCTGCTGCACCGCCATTACTTCTCATTAGTGATGGACTACATTTCTGCGTGGCTCTTCAACCACATCCTCTTCTACCTGCTCGGTCTTTCCGTTGTCCTCCTGCATAAGGATGTCCTGTCGGC GAGAACAGTAGCGAGATGGCAGAATAGAGGCATTCGCGTGATGGCCTGGACTGTCAATAACAAAACTGAGAAGGACTATTTCGTCAATGTTCTCCACATACCTTATCTCACCGATACTCTCAGTTATACGCATTAG